The Fibrobacter sp. UWR4 genome includes a region encoding these proteins:
- a CDS encoding AraC family transcriptional regulator, translated as MKILKVDNPNVFARHVSAPEIHPLISVIHFDEIAPFPHSMNNYGVYGLFIQREFPKSLVYGTKTIQVSGSSIIAVAPGQLGGSKESDSGIALSGWAVLWSPELLEDSSLEKQMKDYEFFSYFFSDSLQIDPAEWQAITQLASQLRSELQQHEDGAPLRSIVQSYLHLILEYCKRAYLRQSANGNDGDNDILKQFHTLLEKYYRDEKQKIHGVPSVAYCARELAYSPRYFGDLVHKATGGSAIGYIHSFVINQSKNFLMKGLSIGETAQLLGFSYPHHFTRLFKNVTGLTPIEFTK; from the coding sequence ATGAAAATTCTCAAAGTCGATAATCCCAATGTTTTTGCCCGTCATGTGAGCGCTCCGGAGATTCACCCCCTCATTAGCGTGATTCATTTTGACGAGATTGCGCCTTTTCCCCATAGCATGAACAATTACGGTGTGTATGGGCTGTTCATCCAGCGGGAATTTCCAAAGTCCCTGGTTTACGGCACCAAGACGATTCAGGTCAGCGGCTCTTCCATTATTGCGGTGGCGCCGGGGCAGCTTGGCGGCTCCAAGGAAAGTGACAGTGGCATTGCGCTGAGTGGCTGGGCAGTGCTCTGGTCGCCGGAACTTTTGGAGGATTCGTCCCTGGAAAAGCAGATGAAGGATTACGAGTTCTTCTCCTACTTTTTTTCGGATTCCTTGCAGATTGATCCTGCGGAGTGGCAAGCCATTACCCAGCTGGCGTCGCAGTTGCGTTCCGAGCTGCAGCAGCACGAAGACGGTGCACCCCTCAGGAGCATTGTGCAGTCGTATCTTCATTTGATTCTTGAATATTGCAAGCGGGCTTACTTGCGCCAGAGTGCAAACGGAAACGACGGCGACAACGATATCTTAAAGCAATTCCATACGCTCCTGGAAAAATATTACCGCGACGAAAAACAGAAAATTCATGGTGTGCCTTCGGTGGCCTACTGCGCCCGGGAACTGGCCTACTCCCCCCGCTATTTTGGCGACTTGGTCCACAAGGCAACAGGCGGCAGCGCCATCGGTTACATCCATTCCTTCGTCATTAACCAGAGCAAGAATTTTTTGATGAAGGGCCTTTCCATCGGCGAGACCGCACAACTGCTGGGCTTTAGCTACCCCCACCATTTTACAAGACTATTCAAGAACGTGACGGGACTAACCCCAATCGAGTTTACGAAATAG
- a CDS encoding sugar O-acetyltransferase, whose product MTLEEFKKAMASGERIIAGNETHLFMHEMSQRALKITAEINTGYHEPVEIRKLFSELISEPVDETFGLFPPFNTDCGRNIKIGKNVFINAGCKFQDHGGITIDDGALIGHNVVLATLNHAPEPEHRGDMYPKPIHIGKNVWIGSNATILPGVTIGDGAIVAAGAVVNKNVAPNTVVGGVPAKVIKTI is encoded by the coding sequence ATGACTCTGGAAGAATTCAAGAAGGCCATGGCCTCTGGCGAGCGAATCATTGCCGGAAACGAAACACATTTGTTCATGCACGAAATGTCCCAGCGGGCATTGAAAATCACTGCGGAAATCAACACAGGCTATCACGAGCCCGTCGAAATCCGCAAGCTATTTTCGGAGCTGATCAGCGAGCCTGTCGATGAAACTTTCGGGCTGTTCCCACCCTTCAATACGGACTGCGGCAGAAACATCAAAATTGGCAAGAACGTTTTCATTAACGCAGGCTGCAAATTTCAGGATCACGGAGGCATCACCATCGACGACGGCGCACTCATCGGCCACAACGTCGTTCTCGCCACATTGAATCACGCCCCCGAACCGGAACACCGCGGAGATATGTACCCCAAGCCCATCCACATCGGTAAAAACGTGTGGATCGGTTCCAACGCCACCATTCTCCCGGGCGTTACCATCGGTGACGGAGCCATTGTCGCGGCAGGCGCCGTAGTAAACAAAAACGTCGCCCCCAACACGGTGGTAGGCGGCGTTCCTGCGAAAGTCATAAAGACGATTTAA
- a CDS encoding flavodoxin family protein: protein MKKVLVISSSLRKGSNSDILTKEFAKGAKDAGNDVEYISLQGKNIAFCRGCLACQKKGKCVIKDDANEITEKMKNAEVIAFATPIYYYEMCGQLKTMLDRANSLYISEYKFREIYLLATAAENEKTTPKNAINGIKGWIACFDNVKLKGTVFASASEPKETASNKIALAEAYKKGSKV, encoded by the coding sequence ATGAAAAAAGTTCTTGTTATTTCTTCTAGCCTTCGCAAGGGAAGCAACTCCGACATTCTAACCAAGGAATTTGCCAAGGGCGCAAAGGACGCCGGTAACGATGTGGAATACATTTCCCTGCAGGGCAAGAATATCGCATTCTGTCGCGGTTGCCTCGCCTGCCAAAAGAAAGGCAAGTGCGTCATCAAGGACGACGCCAACGAAATCACCGAAAAGATGAAGAACGCCGAAGTCATCGCCTTCGCAACGCCCATCTATTACTACGAAATGTGCGGCCAGCTGAAGACTATGCTGGACCGCGCTAATTCCCTTTACATTAGCGAATACAAGTTCCGCGAAATCTACCTGCTAGCCACCGCCGCAGAAAATGAAAAGACCACCCCGAAGAACGCTATAAACGGAATCAAGGGCTGGATCGCCTGTTTCGACAACGTCAAGCTGAAGGGAACCGTTTTCGCCAGCGCCTCCGAGCCCAAGGAAACCGCAAGCAACAAGATTGCTCTCGCCGAAGCCTATAAGAAGGGGTCTAAGGTCTAA
- a CDS encoding cyclophilin-like fold protein, whose amino-acid sequence MKNLLNFIFAGLLFLPLYACADSASNAEQGSNEIAAKNSSSNAQSVQASSSSTAKIEMNKIKITIGSQEFIATLADNATAQSFKEKLPLTLSMTELHGNEYYVYLDSGFKTTSYAPDTIKKGDIKVYGSDCLVFFYETFSNPGYSYSDIGAFENPDGLKDALKAGAKKITIQAF is encoded by the coding sequence ATGAAAAATTTGTTGAATTTTATTTTTGCAGGCCTATTGTTTCTGCCTTTATATGCCTGCGCCGATTCCGCGTCAAACGCGGAACAAGGTTCAAATGAAATCGCTGCTAAAAACAGTTCGTCCAACGCACAATCCGTTCAAGCCAGCAGTTCTTCGACGGCAAAAATTGAAATGAACAAAATCAAAATCACCATCGGCTCTCAAGAATTCATTGCCACCCTAGCAGACAACGCCACCGCGCAAAGTTTCAAGGAAAAACTTCCCCTGACGCTTTCCATGACAGAACTCCACGGCAACGAATACTATGTCTATTTGGATTCCGGTTTCAAGACCACAAGCTACGCTCCCGACACCATCAAGAAAGGCGACATCAAGGTTTATGGTTCCGACTGTCTCGTCTTTTTCTACGAGACCTTCAGCAATCCAGGCTACAGCTACAGCGACATCGGAGCTTTCGAAAATCCAGACGGTTTAAAGGACGCCCTGAAAGCTGGCGCCAAGAAAATCACAATCCAAGCATTTTAA
- a CDS encoding alpha/beta hydrolase: MAQNEKLELTQEWDKVFPKSEKVDHKKVTFTNNFGITLAADMYIPKDANLAVNGKFPAIAVSGPFGAVKEQSSGLYAQTMAEKGYLTIAFDPSFTGESSGMPRRVASPDINTEDFMAAVDFLGAQENVDAERIGIIGICGWGGIALNAAAADTRIKATVASTMYDMTRVGGNGYFDSGDNEEARYEGRKALAAQRVKDRAAGSYLRAGGVVDPLPDDAPYFVKDYYAYYKTPRGYHKRSGNSNDGWNATGTQAYANARFLRYTNEIRSAVLVMHGDKAHSFYFGKDAYKYMVEGNPAAGIKANPNPSNKELLVIPGASHVDLYDNMEKIPFAKLDEFFKTNLK, translated from the coding sequence ATGGCACAGAACGAAAAATTGGAACTGACTCAAGAATGGGACAAGGTTTTCCCCAAGAGCGAAAAGGTGGATCATAAGAAGGTGACCTTCACCAATAACTTCGGCATCACCTTGGCTGCCGATATGTACATCCCGAAGGATGCAAACCTTGCTGTAAATGGCAAGTTCCCGGCCATCGCTGTTTCTGGCCCCTTTGGCGCCGTGAAGGAACAGTCCAGCGGTCTCTACGCACAGACCATGGCAGAAAAGGGCTACTTGACCATTGCATTTGACCCCAGCTTTACTGGCGAAAGCAGCGGCATGCCCCGCCGCGTGGCTTCTCCGGACATTAACACCGAAGACTTCATGGCCGCAGTGGACTTCCTCGGCGCTCAGGAAAATGTGGATGCTGAACGCATCGGCATTATCGGTATTTGCGGTTGGGGTGGCATCGCCCTGAACGCCGCTGCCGCGGACACCCGCATCAAGGCAACTGTGGCAAGCACCATGTACGACATGACCCGCGTGGGCGGCAACGGCTACTTTGATTCCGGCGACAATGAAGAAGCCCGTTACGAAGGCCGCAAGGCTCTCGCAGCCCAGCGCGTAAAGGATCGCGCCGCAGGTTCCTACCTGCGTGCCGGTGGCGTTGTGGACCCGCTTCCGGATGACGCTCCCTACTTCGTGAAGGATTACTACGCTTACTACAAGACTCCTCGCGGTTACCACAAGCGTTCTGGTAATTCCAACGATGGTTGGAATGCAACGGGCACCCAGGCTTATGCCAACGCCCGCTTCCTCCGTTATACCAACGAAATCCGTTCCGCTGTTCTCGTGATGCATGGCGACAAGGCTCATTCCTTCTACTTCGGCAAGGATGCCTACAAGTACATGGTTGAAGGCAATCCCGCTGCAGGCATCAAGGCAAACCCGAATCCTTCCAACAAGGAACTTCTGGTGATTCCTGGCGCATCTCACGTGGATCTTTACGACAACATGGAAAAGATTCCTTTCGCAAAGCTTGACGAATTCTTCAAGACTAACTTGAAGTAA
- a CDS encoding Eco57I restriction-modification methylase domain-containing protein, with amino-acid sequence MDLLNSAQQLTNEYIDKMPKAMRKKYGQFFTSAETAQFMANLFEIPSDKEELSFLDAGAGSGMLSIALIERIEKLDCVKRLHLVCYENDENILDLLKQNLDNAKNRVSFAFDYELRSINYITSQEKNYRSLLGSNGNPEQYDLVIGNPPYMKIPKDAPEALAMPDVCYGAPNLYFLFASMGLYNLKKNGQLVYIVPRSWTSGAYFKAFRQKFLGEASLEHIHLFVSRDKVFDKETVLQETMIFKVRKTSIRPKDVFITTTKDNSDFKDKTSFAVPYNVVVSGGDSYVFLPTCQQEVEVIEKLNKWTDTLPSIGLKMKTGLTVDFRNRDVLRNEKSQQTVPLFYSQHIKNGKVIFPIGKENEYIETDQKGLLQANTNYLFVKRFTAKEEPRRLQCGVYLARKNPDYESISTQNKINFINGLEKLSECIVYGLYVLFNSTLYDGFYRILNGSTQVNSTEVNAMPVPPISIIEAMGKKLIRLHNMSVQSCDAILEEYV; translated from the coding sequence ATGGATTTGTTGAATTCTGCGCAGCAGCTTACAAATGAATACATTGATAAAATGCCTAAGGCCATGAGAAAGAAATATGGACAGTTCTTTACAAGTGCCGAAACCGCGCAATTTATGGCAAATCTTTTTGAAATTCCTTCTGACAAAGAGGAGTTATCTTTTTTAGATGCCGGGGCTGGCTCAGGAATGCTATCCATAGCACTCATCGAGCGAATTGAAAAACTAGACTGTGTAAAAAGACTTCATTTAGTCTGTTACGAAAATGACGAAAATATTCTTGATTTATTGAAGCAAAATCTTGATAATGCAAAGAATAGAGTTTCTTTCGCGTTCGACTACGAACTGCGATCAATCAATTATATAACCAGCCAGGAAAAAAATTACCGATCACTGTTAGGTTCTAACGGAAATCCCGAACAATATGACTTAGTCATCGGCAATCCGCCCTACATGAAAATACCCAAGGACGCACCAGAAGCATTAGCAATGCCGGATGTTTGTTATGGAGCGCCTAATCTCTATTTCCTATTCGCTTCTATGGGGTTATACAACCTAAAAAAGAACGGACAGTTGGTGTATATTGTTCCTCGATCGTGGACATCGGGCGCTTACTTTAAAGCATTCCGTCAAAAATTTCTTGGCGAAGCTTCTTTAGAACATATCCATCTGTTTGTTTCAAGAGATAAAGTCTTTGACAAAGAAACAGTTCTTCAAGAAACAATGATTTTCAAGGTGCGGAAAACTTCTATTCGTCCTAAAGATGTTTTCATTACAACAACAAAAGATAACTCCGATTTTAAAGACAAAACATCATTTGCGGTACCATACAATGTTGTTGTCTCTGGTGGCGACTCCTATGTATTTTTACCAACTTGCCAACAAGAAGTTGAAGTTATTGAAAAATTAAACAAATGGACTGACACGCTTCCCTCGATTGGATTGAAAATGAAAACAGGATTGACTGTTGACTTTAGAAACAGGGATGTTTTAAGAAACGAAAAAAGCCAACAGACAGTTCCTTTATTTTATTCTCAGCATATAAAAAACGGCAAAGTTATTTTTCCTATTGGAAAAGAAAATGAATATATTGAAACTGATCAAAAAGGATTGCTACAAGCCAATACAAACTATTTGTTTGTGAAGCGTTTTACCGCAAAAGAAGAACCACGCAGGCTTCAATGTGGAGTGTATCTAGCACGAAAAAATCCTGACTACGAGTCTATCAGCACTCAAAATAAAATAAACTTCATCAATGGTTTGGAAAAACTTTCCGAATGCATTGTTTACGGATTGTATGTGCTGTTCAACTCTACTCTTTACGACGGATTTTACCGTATTTTGAATGGTTCTACTCAGGTAAATTCTACGGAAGTAAACGCAATGCCGGTTCCCCCAATCAGCATAATAGAAGCAATGGGGAAAAAATTGATTAGGTTGCACAATATGTCTGTACAATCCTGCGATGCAATTTTAGAGGAATATGTATGA
- a CDS encoding BsuBI/PstI family type II restriction endonuclease — MTKVEEAREILTQLQVPKQQQSDLCCYVLLAMAYIQESANWEYASNDWIRIHDIISFTEKNYGVAYAENSRETFRKQAIHHFRNAAFIEDNGLATNSPNYRYRLTEEMLLLITHFGKKDWEKKKASFLKDHQSLIEQYASKKTMQKMSVKINNSDFTFSPGKHNQLQKAIIEEFAPRFAPNSECLYVGDTEQKDLVKNEGKLKALGFEITLHDKMPDVVLYSEGKDWIYFVEAVTSVGPMDPKRIKELEEMTKNVSAGKIYTTAFLDFKTFKKFSEMLAWETEVWLAESPDHMIHLNGDKFMGPRK, encoded by the coding sequence ATGACGAAAGTAGAAGAAGCAAGAGAAATTCTCACACAATTGCAGGTACCTAAACAACAACAGTCGGATTTATGTTGTTATGTATTGCTTGCTATGGCATACATTCAGGAATCAGCAAATTGGGAATACGCATCCAACGATTGGATTCGAATACACGATATCATTTCTTTCACAGAAAAGAACTATGGCGTGGCTTACGCCGAAAATAGCCGCGAAACTTTTAGAAAACAAGCGATACACCATTTTAGAAACGCAGCCTTTATCGAAGATAACGGATTGGCTACGAATAGCCCGAATTATCGCTATCGTTTGACTGAAGAAATGTTATTGTTAATAACGCATTTCGGAAAAAAGGATTGGGAAAAGAAAAAAGCTTCTTTTTTGAAAGATCATCAGTCTTTGATTGAACAATACGCATCTAAAAAGACGATGCAGAAAATGTCTGTAAAAATCAATAATTCGGATTTCACTTTTTCGCCTGGAAAACATAACCAGCTGCAAAAGGCTATTATTGAAGAATTTGCTCCCCGTTTTGCTCCGAATTCAGAATGCTTATATGTTGGTGATACAGAACAGAAGGATTTAGTCAAAAATGAAGGAAAACTAAAGGCGTTAGGCTTTGAAATTACATTGCATGACAAAATGCCTGATGTTGTTCTTTACTCTGAGGGGAAAGACTGGATTTACTTTGTCGAAGCAGTAACATCTGTAGGCCCAATGGATCCAAAAAGAATTAAAGAACTTGAAGAAATGACTAAAAATGTGTCTGCTGGTAAAATATATACAACAGCATTCCTTGATTTTAAAACCTTCAAAAAGTTCTCCGAAATGCTGGCATGGGAAACAGAAGTATGGTTGGCCGAGTCTCCGGATCACATGATTCATTTGAATGGAGATAAGTTCATGGGGCCAAGGAAATAA
- a CDS encoding LysR family transcriptional regulator: MELRTLKYFLAVAQEESISKAASDVLFVTQPTLSRQMQELEEELGVKLFERSNKKTILTEDGILFRKRAEEIVALAERTASEFKVASQQELTGDIFVGGGETDGMRVIAKVFKKFNERHPQVRLNLFSGNAADVTEKLDQGLLDFGILIEPVNKQKYDYLALQSKDTWGLLVRRDSELAERKFIKPADLTKIPLIVSRQSFRSNEFSGWLGRIPLNVIATYNLLFNASLMVKEGVGYALCLDKIISTSDDSELKFIPLRPAREVGLVAVYKKNAAFSKPAALFLEMLKQELE, translated from the coding sequence ATGGAACTTCGGACCCTCAAATACTTCTTAGCCGTCGCCCAGGAAGAAAGCATTTCCAAGGCGGCAAGCGACGTGCTGTTCGTTACCCAGCCAACACTTTCCCGCCAAATGCAGGAGCTGGAAGAAGAGCTGGGCGTAAAGCTGTTTGAGCGTTCCAACAAGAAGACCATCCTTACCGAAGACGGCATTCTCTTCCGCAAGAGAGCCGAAGAAATCGTGGCCCTTGCAGAACGCACTGCAAGCGAATTTAAGGTCGCAAGCCAACAGGAACTTACCGGCGACATTTTCGTAGGCGGTGGCGAAACCGACGGCATGCGAGTCATCGCCAAAGTCTTCAAGAAATTCAACGAAAGACATCCTCAAGTTCGTCTGAACCTTTTCAGCGGAAACGCCGCAGACGTTACCGAAAAACTGGACCAGGGACTTCTTGATTTCGGCATTCTCATCGAGCCTGTAAATAAGCAGAAATACGATTATCTCGCCCTGCAAAGCAAGGACACCTGGGGACTCCTCGTTCGCAGAGATTCGGAACTTGCAGAACGCAAATTTATAAAGCCCGCAGACCTAACAAAAATTCCACTGATTGTTTCTAGGCAATCCTTTAGAAGCAATGAATTTTCCGGCTGGCTGGGCCGCATTCCCCTGAATGTCATCGCAACATACAACTTGCTCTTTAACGCATCCCTCATGGTAAAGGAAGGCGTGGGCTACGCCCTCTGCCTCGACAAAATCATCAGCACCTCTGATGATAGCGAGTTGAAGTTCATCCCCCTGCGTCCCGCCCGAGAAGTGGGTCTGGTGGCCGTCTATAAAAAGAACGCCGCCTTCAGTAAACCGGCAGCGCTCTTCCTGGAAATGCTCAAGCAGGAACTGGAATAA
- a CDS encoding helix-turn-helix domain-containing protein, translated as MSKIILKDDNFPNCPIRNILSRIGDKWSMLVLYTLSQQPVCRFNQLQRSIPDISQKMLTSTLKTLEADGIVDRKVSPEVPPRVEYSISKRGDTLLPILQDLINWAALNMKKIVKDREKKMTSQ; from the coding sequence ATGTCTAAAATTATATTAAAAGACGACAACTTTCCAAATTGCCCAATACGGAACATATTGAGCCGCATAGGGGATAAATGGTCCATGCTGGTACTTTACACATTATCTCAACAGCCCGTTTGCAGATTCAATCAATTACAGCGTAGCATTCCAGACATTTCACAAAAAATGCTAACCTCAACCCTCAAGACCCTGGAAGCCGACGGCATCGTCGATCGAAAAGTCTCCCCAGAAGTTCCGCCCCGCGTCGAATACTCAATTTCCAAACGCGGCGACACCTTGCTGCCCATCCTCCAGGATTTAATCAACTGGGCCGCACTAAACATGAAAAAGATTGTGAAGGACAGAGAAAAAAAGATGACATCCCAATAG
- a CDS encoding cupin domain-containing protein gives MKNYAVKNFNGWKNVEGKVFLGQELAMTGAEASLQRLAAGEDAPFFHSHKTHEEIYVIISGKGEYEVDGEKFAVGEGSVVRVAPAGVRALRNTSDAEMVMMCIQYEAKPITSFMDDANIIK, from the coding sequence ATGAAGAATTACGCAGTAAAAAACTTTAATGGCTGGAAGAATGTAGAAGGTAAGGTTTTCCTTGGCCAGGAACTTGCTATGACTGGTGCCGAGGCGTCCCTTCAGCGTCTTGCCGCTGGTGAAGATGCTCCGTTTTTCCATTCCCACAAAACTCACGAAGAAATCTATGTGATTATTTCTGGTAAGGGTGAGTATGAAGTGGACGGCGAAAAGTTTGCCGTTGGCGAAGGTAGTGTTGTCCGCGTAGCTCCAGCGGGTGTCCGTGCCCTGCGCAACACCTCTGATGCAGAAATGGTCATGATGTGCATTCAGTATGAAGCCAAGCCGATTACCAGCTTTATGGATGACGCCAATATCATCAAATAG
- a CDS encoding TIGR02147 family protein has protein sequence MKPIVEYTDFRKFMLDFYEEQKLRHGFTWREFSKKAGFSSSSYMKVVCDGKSKLSRIGVERAGEAMGLVGFEMDYFRAMVKFGQEEDQTKKKLAYEEMVSIARLHKVRVIDSELFDFYESWKNPVLRELAPMMPGATPGEMAKKCLPKVSAEEVREALAFLTKNGFLKKKSDDTFEQAEKSITGSPEATRLAIRGMHYKMACLAANSLDLPKEERNFTGVTMGVSKNSYERIVKELDECRRKIIAIAAEDENIDQVYRLNLQLFPLTKNAKEKDDEK, from the coding sequence ATGAAACCTATCGTTGAATACACCGATTTTCGAAAGTTCATGCTGGACTTCTATGAGGAGCAGAAATTACGCCATGGGTTTACCTGGCGTGAGTTTTCCAAGAAGGCCGGATTTTCGTCGTCGTCCTACATGAAGGTGGTGTGCGACGGAAAGAGCAAACTGAGTCGAATCGGTGTGGAGCGCGCAGGCGAGGCCATGGGGCTTGTGGGTTTCGAGATGGATTACTTTAGGGCCATGGTGAAGTTTGGTCAGGAAGAAGACCAAACGAAGAAAAAGCTTGCCTACGAAGAAATGGTTTCCATTGCAAGGCTTCATAAGGTGCGAGTCATTGACAGCGAACTTTTCGACTTTTATGAAAGCTGGAAAAATCCGGTGCTTCGCGAACTCGCTCCCATGATGCCGGGGGCGACGCCTGGAGAAATGGCGAAGAAATGTTTGCCGAAAGTTTCTGCGGAAGAAGTGCGAGAAGCTCTTGCGTTCCTCACGAAAAATGGTTTCTTGAAAAAGAAGTCGGACGATACTTTTGAACAGGCGGAAAAATCTATTACGGGTTCGCCGGAAGCGACTCGCCTGGCCATTCGCGGAATGCATTACAAGATGGCCTGCCTTGCGGCAAACTCGCTGGACTTGCCGAAGGAAGAACGGAACTTTACTGGCGTCACCATGGGCGTTTCTAAAAATTCTTACGAGCGGATCGTGAAGGAACTGGATGAATGCCGCCGCAAAATTATTGCCATCGCTGCAGAAGATGAAAATATCGATCAGGTTTATCGCCTGAATCTGCAACTGTTCCCGCTGACAAAGAACGCGAAGGAGAAGGATGATGAAAAGTAA
- a CDS encoding EAL domain-containing protein, whose product MNTQKLDALFDAYSIAADGAYVYVCDIQHDYSRWSRAAVDYFGLPGEYMENAGQIWVEHISPEDREDFITNITDIFEGREKSHNIQYRAMAKDGNYVLCTCSGVAIPDDNGAPAYFCGIIKNHDCLNYTDSITNLRSLYGFLEDVKGFLWKKQHVNIIMIGLEDFSRANDIYNYAFGNRILRKFGSILQQAFRGMGTAYRMDGTKFAVISDKCSAEELDATYRDVQNLVAQNLYVASDRIALSLCAGAVSVDDFSVNADAVYSCLKFAFAESKNNHHGDFVLFKDSLNNDQKDTLKRINCIRNCIIDNCSGFYLCYQPVVDTQTSKLKGAEALIRWRNNTYGVVPPISFIPVLEQDSLFPELGKWILKQSLIDCKKILSSNPDFIINVNLSYAQLEKNNFAQEVINLLDELQFPAKNLCLEITERCRLLNVNLLKNIFETLRAKGVRIALDDFGTGFSSLGILRELPVNTVKIDRGYVMNIERDDKDKNTVNFINVLAKSFSAEVCAEGIESTGMRDELRKLNVTSLQGYYYSKPIEFNEFHQKFCK is encoded by the coding sequence ATGAATACGCAAAAACTTGACGCTCTTTTTGATGCATACTCCATCGCTGCCGACGGAGCATACGTTTACGTATGCGATATTCAGCACGACTATTCCAGATGGTCCAGAGCCGCAGTAGATTACTTCGGCCTTCCTGGTGAGTACATGGAAAATGCAGGTCAAATCTGGGTGGAACATATAAGCCCAGAAGATCGGGAAGATTTTATAACAAACATTACGGATATTTTTGAAGGTCGCGAAAAAAGCCATAACATTCAGTATCGTGCCATGGCCAAAGACGGTAACTACGTTCTTTGCACTTGCAGCGGCGTCGCCATTCCCGACGACAATGGCGCACCTGCCTACTTCTGCGGGATTATCAAGAACCACGACTGTCTGAACTACACAGATTCCATCACGAATCTCCGCAGTCTCTACGGATTTCTGGAAGATGTCAAAGGTTTCCTCTGGAAAAAGCAGCACGTCAACATTATCATGATTGGTCTAGAGGATTTCTCCAGAGCAAATGATATCTACAATTACGCCTTTGGCAATAGAATTCTCCGTAAGTTCGGTTCCATTCTCCAGCAAGCCTTCCGTGGTATGGGCACCGCCTACCGTATGGACGGCACCAAGTTCGCCGTCATTTCCGATAAATGTTCCGCAGAGGAGCTGGATGCCACCTACCGCGATGTTCAGAATCTGGTAGCACAGAATCTCTACGTGGCATCGGATCGCATTGCCCTATCGCTTTGTGCAGGCGCTGTAAGTGTTGACGATTTCTCCGTCAATGCCGATGCCGTTTATTCCTGCCTTAAGTTCGCTTTCGCCGAATCCAAGAATAATCACCATGGCGACTTCGTCCTCTTCAAGGATTCCCTCAACAACGATCAGAAGGACACCTTAAAGAGAATCAACTGCATTCGTAACTGCATCATCGACAACTGCAGTGGTTTCTACCTTTGCTACCAGCCGGTGGTAGATACCCAGACCTCAAAACTGAAAGGGGCCGAAGCCCTTATCCGCTGGCGTAACAATACTTACGGTGTCGTCCCGCCCATTTCCTTCATTCCCGTTCTGGAACAGGATAGCCTTTTCCCGGAATTGGGAAAATGGATCTTAAAACAGTCTCTCATTGATTGCAAGAAAATCCTTTCCAGTAATCCTGATTTCATCATTAACGTGAACCTTTCTTACGCCCAGCTGGAAAAGAATAATTTCGCTCAAGAAGTGATCAATCTTCTGGACGAGTTGCAATTCCCTGCAAAAAATCTCTGCCTGGAAATTACAGAACGTTGCCGCCTGCTGAATGTCAATTTGTTGAAAAACATTTTTGAAACTCTCCGCGCAAAGGGCGTCCGCATTGCACTGGATGATTTTGGCACAGGGTTCTCTTCGCTGGGAATTCTCCGCGAACTGCCGGTCAATACAGTAAAAATTGACCGCGGTTATGTGATGAATATTGAAAGGGATGACAAGGACAAGAACACCGTAAATTTCATTAACGTCCTGGCAAAATCTTTCTCTGCGGAAGTCTGCGCCGAAGGTATTGAATCCACAGGCATGCGTGATGAACTCAGGAAGCTGAACGTAACTAGCCTGCAAGGCTATTATTACTCCAAGCCCATTGAGTTCAATGAATTCCACCAAAAGTTTTGCAAGTAA